In Nitrosospira briensis C-128, a genomic segment contains:
- a CDS encoding REP-associated tyrosine transposase, with translation MPNYRRHQEPGGTYFFTVVVAGREPIFTQEVARIALHAAIQAVRKEHPFHIKAWVLLPDHLHCIWSLPEDDADYPLRWAKIKRATRHNLGLTPNTRFWQPRYWEHFIRNDNDLIRHLDYIHWNPVKHGLAKCAADWPYSTFHRFVTAGVYPPDWGIAESEIDGKLFGD, from the coding sequence ATGCCAAACTACCGCCGCCATCAAGAACCAGGAGGAACCTATTTCTTTACCGTGGTGGTCGCCGGGCGAGAACCCATATTTACTCAGGAGGTTGCACGCATTGCGCTGCATGCGGCAATACAAGCAGTGCGCAAGGAGCATCCATTTCACATTAAAGCGTGGGTATTGCTCCCCGACCATTTGCATTGCATTTGGAGTTTGCCCGAAGATGATGCTGATTATCCGTTACGATGGGCAAAGATAAAACGGGCGACGCGGCACAATCTGGGCTTGACCCCTAATACAAGATTCTGGCAACCCCGATATTGGGAACACTTCATCCGCAATGACAATGACTTGATCCGCCATCTGGACTACATCCACTGGAACCCCGTGAAACACGGACTAGCCAAATGTGCCGCAGACTGGCCTTATTCCACATTTCATCGTTTTGTGACAGCTGGTGTTTATCCACCAGACTGGGGCATTGCCGAAAGTGAAATTGATGGAAAACTATTCGGCGATTGA
- a CDS encoding PA0069 family radical SAM protein: protein MSDSDISAEDEPLFIQPPLKAKKGRGAVSNLQGRYELLTREAIDDGWSQGDAGGCSGADAGANCPTDGSIDVDTGTDPVPSWKTQVIEERAKTILSRNQSPDVPFSISLNPYRGCEHGCIYCFARPTHSYLGLSPGLDFESKIFAKVNAPELLRRELAKASYIPEPIALGVNTDAYQPCERELRLTRRVLEVLHECQHPVALITKSSLIERDIDLLADMASRRQAMAAVTITTLDPTIARTLEPRAAAPARRLRTIRTLTDAGIPVGVSVAPIIPFVTEPDLERILAAAAEAGAINAGYVMLRLPWEVSPLFRQWLEAHFPDRAARVMNRVRDMRGGKDYDASFGKRMHGEGIWADVIRQRFEKTVARLGMGVRSGRFKGLDSSRFHPPSVASAVAPPVEVTAKIGASGAKNMREAKKGKSDGQRELF, encoded by the coding sequence ATGTCTGACTCCGATATCTCTGCCGAGGATGAGCCGCTATTCATACAACCCCCCTTGAAAGCAAAAAAAGGCCGGGGTGCGGTTTCCAATTTGCAGGGACGTTATGAGCTGCTGACGCGCGAAGCTATTGATGATGGCTGGTCTCAGGGTGATGCTGGAGGGTGCTCGGGAGCCGATGCTGGAGCGAATTGCCCGACGGATGGCAGCATCGATGTCGATACGGGGACAGATCCTGTCCCAAGCTGGAAGACTCAGGTGATCGAGGAACGAGCCAAAACGATCTTGAGCCGCAATCAATCCCCGGATGTTCCATTCAGCATCTCGCTGAACCCTTATCGCGGCTGCGAGCACGGCTGTATTTACTGCTTCGCGCGTCCCACGCACAGCTATCTTGGCTTGTCACCTGGGCTGGATTTCGAGAGCAAGATTTTCGCCAAGGTCAATGCGCCTGAATTGCTGAGGCGTGAGCTGGCCAAAGCGTCTTATATACCGGAGCCGATTGCGCTTGGTGTCAATACAGATGCATACCAGCCCTGCGAGCGCGAACTGCGGCTGACGAGGCGCGTGCTGGAGGTGCTGCATGAGTGCCAACATCCGGTGGCGCTGATCACGAAATCGTCATTGATTGAACGCGACATCGATTTACTGGCGGATATGGCATCCCGCCGGCAAGCGATGGCGGCAGTAACCATCACCACGCTCGACCCGACTATTGCCCGTACACTGGAACCGCGCGCTGCGGCTCCTGCACGTCGCTTGCGTACCATTCGCACGTTGACCGATGCCGGGATTCCGGTAGGGGTCAGCGTCGCGCCGATAATTCCCTTTGTTACCGAACCTGATCTTGAGCGCATATTGGCTGCGGCAGCGGAAGCGGGAGCCATCAATGCGGGTTATGTCATGCTGCGCCTGCCGTGGGAGGTGAGTCCGCTATTCCGCCAATGGCTTGAAGCCCACTTTCCTGATCGGGCTGCCCGTGTGATGAACCGCGTGCGGGATATGCGCGGCGGGAAGGATTATGACGCTAGTTTCGGCAAGCGCATGCATGGGGAAGGCATCTGGGCTGACGTGATTCGTCAGCGCTTCGAAAAAACGGTTGCGCGCTTGGGCATGGGTGTCCGTTCAGGCCGCTTCAAGGGGTTGGATAGCTCCCGTTTTCATCCACCTTCGGTTGCCTCGGCAGTTGCGCCACCGGTTGAGGTTACCGCCAAGATTGGCGCTTCAGGGGCAAAAAATATGAGGGAGGCAAAAAAAGGCAAATCGGACGGGCAGCGTGAGCTTTTTTAG